In the Deinococcus carri genome, one interval contains:
- a CDS encoding peptidoglycan DD-metalloendopeptidase family protein: MRGRRWGQRPLSLILLSAALLAGAQNTPRADPPLPDLPGAPPLVLPTTSQRLENLQRELEQQRRLSAGQKRDLERLRTRIQNLTAQQRQTLERLDRLAGQVASLENETATLAARVRLARDQLADTTAQRRVTQARVTRLQGDVRELLGALYRERSGRYLALLSQSRSLSDLLIRLKYANIAGQYNVRVTRMLRQEVQTLELQRTQQAQQTASLQTLQTQRVARLTELRDRRAEQGRLLAGLKRSEQGQRTLAARNQAQQALTAQSIDQLVGQVVQERARIEAERQRRLEEERQRRLAELRRIREAQERARQEALRLARIRAEQERQARLARERAAAEARARAAAEARARAQAQARAQAQAEAAARARAEAEARAREQAAAQANAAREASQRQRQAQLQQEQTALRQRETQVQQAAVQVEQQLAPLPAVQRPVGFPLPGGSVSQPYGANGAQWSVLQSTEGSQAVAALDGNVIATTSYASLGWVVLLDHGSTVTAYFGLQDARVQVGQRVARGTPLGTVGGSPIFGPGRMAFQVNSVSGGTRRPVPPSF, from the coding sequence GTGAGGGGAAGGCGGTGGGGTCAGCGCCCGCTTTCGCTGATCCTGCTGTCGGCGGCGCTGCTGGCCGGCGCGCAGAACACCCCGCGGGCGGACCCGCCCCTGCCCGACCTGCCGGGTGCGCCCCCCCTCGTGCTGCCGACGACCAGCCAGCGGCTGGAAAACCTTCAGCGCGAACTGGAGCAGCAGCGGCGGCTGAGCGCCGGGCAGAAGCGGGACCTGGAACGCCTGCGCACCCGCATCCAGAACCTGACCGCGCAGCAGCGGCAGACGCTGGAGCGGCTCGACCGACTGGCCGGACAGGTCGCGAGTTTGGAAAACGAGACGGCGACCCTGGCCGCGCGGGTGCGGCTGGCGCGGGATCAACTGGCCGACACGACCGCCCAGCGCCGGGTGACGCAGGCCCGCGTGACGCGGCTCCAGGGCGACGTGCGCGAGTTGCTGGGGGCGCTGTACCGCGAGCGCAGTGGGCGCTACCTGGCACTGCTCTCGCAGTCGCGCAGCCTGTCGGACCTCCTGATTCGCCTGAAATACGCCAACATCGCCGGGCAGTACAACGTGCGGGTCACGCGGATGCTGCGGCAGGAGGTCCAGACGCTGGAGCTGCAGCGCACCCAGCAGGCCCAGCAGACGGCCAGCCTCCAGACCCTCCAGACGCAGCGCGTCGCCCGCCTCACCGAGCTGCGCGACCGCCGCGCCGAGCAGGGGCGGCTGCTGGCGGGCCTCAAGCGCAGCGAGCAGGGCCAGCGCACCCTGGCCGCGCGCAATCAGGCGCAGCAGGCGCTGACGGCGCAGAGCATCGACCAACTGGTAGGCCAGGTCGTGCAGGAACGCGCCCGCATTGAGGCCGAACGCCAACGCCGCCTGGAGGAGGAACGCCAGCGCCGCCTGGCCGAACTGCGCCGCATCCGGGAGGCGCAGGAACGCGCCCGGCAGGAAGCCCTGCGCCTGGCCCGCATCCGCGCCGAGCAGGAACGGCAGGCCCGCCTGGCACGCGAACGCGCCGCCGCCGAGGCCCGTGCCCGCGCGGCAGCCGAAGCCCGCGCCAGGGCACAGGCGCAGGCCCGCGCACAGGCCCAGGCAGAGGCGGCCGCACGGGCCAGGGCCGAGGCAGAGGCCCGCGCCCGCGAGCAGGCGGCTGCCCAGGCCAACGCCGCGCGCGAGGCCAGCCAGCGGCAGCGTCAGGCCCAGCTTCAGCAGGAACAGACCGCGCTGCGCCAGCGCGAGACGCAGGTGCAGCAGGCCGCCGTCCAGGTCGAGCAGCAACTCGCACCCCTGCCCGCCGTCCAGAGGCCGGTGGGCTTTCCCCTGCCCGGCGGCAGCGTGTCCCAGCCCTACGGCGCGAACGGCGCACAGTGGAGCGTCCTGCAAAGCACGGAGGGCAGCCAGGCAGTGGCGGCCCTCGACGGCAACGTGATTGCCACCACCTCCTACGCCAGCCTGGGCTGGGTGGTCCTGCTCGACCACGGCTCCACCGTGACCGCCTATTTCGGCCTGCAAGACGCACGGGTGCAGGTCGGGCAGCGCGTCGCCCGCGGCACGCCCCTGGGGACGGTGGGCGGCAGCCCCATCTTCGGACCGGGCCGCATGGCCTTTCAGGTCAACAGCGTGAGCGGCGGCACGCGCCGGCCGGTGCCCCCGTCGTTCTGA
- a CDS encoding permease-like cell division protein FtsX: MTYHFRQALLAMRGNLTATLATLTTMTLTLLMLGFVLLLTLNVDRTLEQLESQVEVAAFLRPGADGQALLGQVRALPQVRQATLATREQVLEEMTRDYPYARDAAELAGNPFPDTLRMRVSRVEDSRTVAAAVSALAGVEDVEYGAGYVDQTVRTLTAVRGAGYTLVGLLLLGTLFNILNAVRVAMYARRNEISVMRLLGATRGFIRMPHVIEGVLLGLTAAALSLALLTPAYLGLAARVQLFAPVFPVVRDLPSLLPLLGGIGLLGVLIGLAGSLFASRRYLRELE, encoded by the coding sequence GTGACCTACCACTTCCGCCAAGCCCTGCTCGCCATGCGCGGCAACCTCACGGCGACGCTGGCGACCCTGACCACCATGACGCTGACGCTGCTGATGCTGGGGTTCGTGCTGCTGCTCACGCTGAACGTGGACCGGACGCTGGAACAGCTCGAATCGCAGGTGGAGGTGGCGGCGTTTCTGCGGCCCGGCGCGGACGGGCAGGCGCTGCTGGGGCAGGTGCGCGCGCTGCCGCAGGTCCGGCAGGCCACGCTGGCGACGCGCGAGCAGGTGCTGGAGGAGATGACGCGCGACTACCCGTATGCGCGCGACGCGGCGGAGCTCGCCGGGAACCCCTTTCCCGACACGCTGCGGATGCGGGTGAGCCGGGTGGAGGATTCGCGCACGGTGGCGGCGGCGGTGTCGGCCCTGGCGGGCGTGGAGGACGTGGAGTACGGGGCCGGGTACGTGGACCAGACGGTGCGGACGCTGACAGCGGTGCGCGGGGCGGGGTACACGCTGGTGGGCCTGCTGCTGCTGGGCACCCTCTTTAACATCCTGAACGCCGTGCGGGTCGCCATGTACGCCCGCCGCAACGAGATCAGCGTGATGCGGCTGCTGGGGGCCACCCGCGGCTTTATCCGCATGCCGCACGTGATTGAGGGCGTGCTGCTGGGGCTGACCGCGGCGGCGCTGTCCCTGGCCCTACTGACCCCGGCGTACCTGGGGCTGGCCGCGCGGGTACAGCTTTTCGCCCCGGTCTTCCCGGTGGTGCGCGACCTGCCCAGCCTGCTGCCCCTGCTGGGCGGCATCGGCCTGCTGGGGGTGCTGATCGGACTGGCGGGCAGCCTCTTCGCCTCGCGGCGCTACCTGCGGGAGCTGGAGTGA
- the ftsE gene encoding cell division ATP-binding protein FtsE — protein MIQFRNVTLEYPVTRTLALDDLSLQVHKGEFVYLVGHSGAGKSSFMNLVLKRALPTRGEVHIAGESLARYRGRRTALLRRRIGTVFQDNLLLDHLSAYDNVAFTLRVTGVPGREWPGRVTTALRTVGLEHKKHALPVQLSQGEQQRVAIARAIVADPPLLLADEPTGNLDPDHSREVLKVLQNVNLRGTTVIVATHARDLVETFRHRTLTLRRGKLVRDDPYGGYAL, from the coding sequence ATGATCCAGTTCAGGAACGTGACGCTGGAATACCCCGTCACCCGGACCCTCGCGCTCGACGACCTGAGCCTTCAGGTGCACAAGGGCGAGTTCGTGTATCTGGTGGGGCATTCGGGGGCGGGCAAGAGCAGTTTCATGAATCTGGTGCTCAAGCGGGCGCTGCCCACCCGCGGCGAGGTGCACATCGCGGGCGAGAGCCTGGCCCGCTACCGGGGCCGCCGCACCGCGCTGCTGCGCCGCCGCATCGGCACCGTCTTTCAGGACAACCTGCTGCTCGACCATCTGAGCGCCTACGACAACGTGGCCTTTACCCTGCGCGTGACCGGCGTGCCGGGGCGCGAGTGGCCGGGCCGCGTCACCACCGCCCTGCGCACCGTGGGCCTGGAACACAAGAAACACGCCCTCCCGGTGCAGCTCTCGCAGGGCGAGCAGCAGCGCGTCGCCATCGCCCGCGCCATCGTGGCCGACCCGCCCCTGCTGCTGGCCGACGAACCCACCGGCAACCTCGACCCCGACCACAGCCGCGAGGTCCTCAAGGTCCTCCAGAACGTCAATCTGCGCGGCACCACCGTCATCGTCGCCACCCACGCCCGCGACCTCGTGGAAACCTTCCGCCACCGCACCCTGACGCTGCGCCGGGGCAAGCTGGTGCGGGACGACCCGTATGGGGGGTATGCGCTGTGA
- a CDS encoding S41 family peptidase, which translates to MNRKRMMLVAGALAATAAVGYAQLGGYTQADLTKTDTGRTLLQVIGALDRYYLYPVDNEKLLRGAINGAIGSLNDEFTYYSEPANSAIDNQNLSGEFGGIGVTLVAANADGTGGKIDNVYKGGAAANAGVQIGDVFVKIGDQDVLTSKLDEIVRLVRGKEGTTVNVTFARDGKPYTVKMERRKVTIVSVEETMLPGNVGYIALNTFYNEKASEQFRAAVAGMEKRGVQKLILDLRDNGGGLLNAGVDVADQFLQSGNIVSLRDRSGKTEVYGKATRSPGDYTGKLIVLVNKNSASASEVVSGALQDTKRATIVGEQTFGKGVAQIPLDTVDGGKVAIVANEWLTPNGRQIHKKGITPDVVVKDTRYTVPLNFTGGGAQPNAKVTITVDGKPVTVTADKDGKFTYAGEVKRPTRSATQGEAVVDVQGDAILKKALEVLK; encoded by the coding sequence GTGAACCGGAAACGCATGATGCTCGTGGCGGGCGCGCTCGCTGCCACCGCCGCCGTCGGGTACGCGCAGCTCGGCGGGTACACCCAGGCCGACCTGACCAAGACCGACACGGGCCGCACCCTCCTTCAGGTGATAGGTGCCCTCGACCGCTACTACCTCTACCCGGTGGACAACGAGAAGCTGCTGCGCGGCGCGATCAACGGGGCCATCGGCAGCCTGAACGACGAGTTCACGTACTACTCCGAACCGGCCAACAGCGCCATCGACAACCAGAACCTCAGCGGCGAGTTCGGCGGCATCGGCGTGACGCTGGTGGCCGCGAACGCCGACGGCACCGGCGGCAAGATCGACAACGTGTACAAGGGTGGGGCCGCCGCCAACGCGGGCGTGCAGATCGGCGACGTGTTCGTCAAGATCGGTGACCAGGATGTGCTGACCAGCAAGCTCGACGAGATCGTGCGGCTGGTGCGCGGCAAGGAGGGCACCACCGTCAACGTGACCTTTGCCCGCGACGGCAAGCCCTATACGGTCAAGATGGAGCGCCGCAAGGTCACCATCGTGAGCGTCGAGGAAACGATGCTGCCCGGCAATGTCGGCTACATCGCGCTAAACACCTTCTACAACGAGAAGGCCAGCGAGCAGTTCCGCGCGGCGGTCGCGGGCATGGAGAAGCGCGGCGTGCAGAAGCTGATCCTGGACCTGCGCGACAACGGCGGCGGCCTGCTGAACGCGGGCGTGGACGTGGCCGACCAGTTCCTCCAGAGCGGCAACATCGTCAGCCTGCGCGACCGCAGCGGCAAGACCGAGGTGTACGGCAAGGCCACCCGCAGCCCCGGCGACTACACCGGCAAGCTGATCGTGCTGGTCAACAAGAACAGCGCCAGCGCCAGCGAGGTGGTGTCGGGGGCGCTTCAGGACACCAAGCGGGCCACCATCGTCGGGGAGCAGACCTTCGGCAAGGGTGTGGCGCAGATTCCGCTGGACACGGTGGACGGCGGCAAGGTCGCCATCGTGGCGAACGAGTGGCTGACGCCGAACGGCCGCCAGATCCACAAGAAGGGCATCACGCCCGACGTGGTGGTGAAGGACACCCGCTACACCGTGCCCCTGAACTTCACGGGCGGCGGCGCGCAGCCCAACGCCAAGGTCACCATCACCGTGGACGGCAAGCCCGTGACCGTCACCGCCGACAAGGATGGCAAGTTCACCTATGCGGGCGAGGTCAAGCGCCCCACCCGCAGCGCCACCCAGGGCGAGGCGGTCGTGGACGTGCAGGGCGACGCGATTCTGAAGAAGGCGCTGGAAGTGCTGAAGTAG
- a CDS encoding GNAT family protein, with protein MRGVNVPSTSPVVLRDRQPRDLPVLTRWLTDPRAEWRRWDAPYTPAATTTETMRAYAAYLTQNGPDADERVIDVGGECVGMVNRSEEEPAGGGWWDLGILIYNPAYWGAGVGTQALALWVADTFEWTNAHVVTVSTWGGNERMIRAARRLGLRECARVREAYVVEGQRFDSVRLDLLRREWEAR; from the coding sequence ATGCGCGGCGTGAACGTCCCTTCCACCTCCCCGGTGGTGCTGCGCGACCGCCAGCCGCGCGACCTGCCGGTGCTGACCCGCTGGCTGACCGACCCCCGCGCCGAGTGGCGGCGCTGGGACGCCCCCTATACCCCGGCCGCCACCACCACCGAGACGATGCGCGCCTACGCCGCCTACCTCACCCAGAACGGCCCGGACGCCGACGAGCGCGTGATCGACGTGGGCGGCGAATGCGTGGGCATGGTCAACCGCTCGGAGGAGGAACCGGCGGGCGGCGGCTGGTGGGACCTGGGCATCCTGATCTACAACCCCGCCTACTGGGGGGCCGGGGTGGGTACCCAGGCGCTGGCCCTGTGGGTGGCCGACACCTTCGAGTGGACGAATGCCCACGTGGTCACGGTCAGCACCTGGGGCGGCAACGAGCGCATGATCCGCGCCGCCCGGCGGCTGGGCCTGCGCGAGTGCGCGCGGGTGCGCGAGGCCTATGTGGTGGAGGGCCAGCGGTTCGACAGTGTGAGGCTGGACCTGCTGCGCCGGGAGTGGGAGGCACGGTAG
- a CDS encoding GNAT family N-acetyltransferase, whose protein sequence is MPPHLRPATPADAAFAAPLIQATIGSIGHTLTGEADNEGAARVIAAFFGQPGNRLSFQNTLILEEDSTPLGLAVLYPGAEADALDEPFRARLRERGLPDRIDPEATPGELYLDTLAVAPHARGRGLGGVLLEGCARQAATLGLLVEEGNPAARLYARQGFLPAGTREVAGHRYTHLTRRGEG, encoded by the coding sequence ATGCCTCCCCACCTGCGCCCCGCCACCCCCGCCGACGCCGCCTTTGCCGCCCCGCTGATTCAGGCGACTATCGGCTCCATCGGGCACACGCTGACGGGCGAGGCCGACAACGAGGGCGCGGCGCGGGTCATTGCGGCCTTTTTCGGGCAGCCGGGCAACCGCCTGAGCTTTCAGAACACGCTGATTCTGGAGGAAGACAGCACGCCGCTGGGCCTGGCCGTCCTCTACCCCGGTGCCGAGGCGGACGCGCTGGACGAACCGTTTCGGGCGCGGCTGCGCGAACGGGGCCTCCCCGACCGCATCGACCCCGAGGCCACGCCGGGCGAGCTGTACCTGGACACGTTGGCGGTCGCGCCGCACGCGCGGGGGCGGGGGCTGGGCGGCGTGCTGCTGGAAGGCTGCGCGAGACAGGCCGCCACGCTGGGCCTGCTGGTGGAGGAAGGGAACCCGGCGGCGCGGCTGTATGCCCGGCAGGGCTTCCTCCCCGCCGGGACGCGCGAGGTGGCCGGGCACCGCTACACGCACCTGACCCGACGCGGCGAGGGGTAA
- a CDS encoding putative glycolipid-binding domain-containing protein: MTSHPVTVLWRGLDPAQPRLEHLHLTPWTRADGVVVGLKDGQPFTLAYGLEVGPDGHPTRLHLSLRDGRGLTLCRDAAGRWTDGAGQPRPELGGCTDVDVQATPLTNTLPIRRLGLEVGEHAVIRAAWVGVPSLEVRAVRQRYTRLAPRLYRYENLESGFAAKVEVDGAGLVKYYPEAFERLV; encoded by the coding sequence ATGACCTCCCACCCCGTCACCGTCCTCTGGCGCGGCCTGGACCCGGCGCAGCCCCGCCTGGAACACCTTCACTTGACCCCCTGGACGCGGGCCGACGGCGTGGTGGTCGGCCTGAAGGACGGGCAGCCCTTCACCCTGGCCTATGGGCTGGAGGTCGGCCCGGACGGGCACCCCACCCGCCTGCACCTGAGCCTGCGGGACGGGCGCGGCCTGACCCTCTGCCGGGATGCGGCGGGGCGCTGGACGGATGGCGCGGGACAGCCCCGGCCCGAACTCGGCGGCTGCACCGACGTGGACGTGCAGGCCACGCCGCTGACCAACACGCTGCCCATCCGCCGCCTGGGGCTGGAGGTGGGTGAACACGCCGTGATTCGCGCGGCCTGGGTGGGCGTGCCCTCGCTGGAGGTGCGTGCGGTCCGGCAGCGCTATACCCGCCTGGCCCCCCGCCTGTACCGCTACGAGAATCTGGAGTCCGGTTTCGCGGCCAAGGTGGAGGTGGATGGGGCAGGACTGGTGAAGTATTACCCGGAAGCCTTCGAGCGGCTGGTCTGA
- a CDS encoding GNAT family protein — translation MPDLTLRERRPEDLPIQWHWEYAQTRPEWKLWDAPYFHEQEEPATLSLEAYTEKLLARPPSDNSRIIALEGECIGQVSRWEEAPTGGGWWELGVLIYDPQHWGGGLGTRALERWTAATFQETAAHVVMLTTWSGNERMIRAAQRVGYRECGRVPEARLWQGQRWDSVRLCVLRREWEALQTSRSKASG, via the coding sequence ATGCCCGACCTCACCCTGCGAGAACGCCGGCCCGAAGACCTCCCCATCCAGTGGCACTGGGAATACGCCCAGACCAGGCCCGAATGGAAGCTCTGGGACGCCCCCTATTTTCACGAGCAGGAGGAACCCGCCACGCTTTCGCTGGAAGCCTATACGGAGAAGCTGCTGGCCCGGCCGCCTTCGGACAACAGCCGCATCATCGCGCTGGAGGGCGAGTGCATCGGCCAGGTCAGCCGCTGGGAGGAAGCCCCGACGGGCGGCGGCTGGTGGGAACTCGGTGTCCTGATTTATGACCCGCAGCACTGGGGCGGCGGGCTGGGCACTCGGGCGCTGGAGCGGTGGACCGCCGCGACCTTTCAGGAGACGGCGGCGCACGTGGTGATGCTCACGACCTGGAGCGGCAACGAGCGGATGATTCGCGCCGCGCAGCGCGTCGGCTACCGCGAATGCGGCCGGGTGCCGGAGGCGCGGCTCTGGCAGGGCCAGCGCTGGGACAGTGTGCGCCTGTGCGTGCTGCGGCGGGAGTGGGAGGCCCTTCAGACCAGCCGCTCGAAGGCTTCCGGGTAA
- a CDS encoding Gfo/Idh/MocA family oxidoreductase: MPLKPDLPLPEAEKRRVGYAIVGIGELSAEELIPAARTSEHAYVAALVTGDPEKGRAFARAYDLTEEDVYTYDRFEELKDREDVEAVYIVLPNSLHREYVERAAKMGKQILCEKPLSVNAQDAQAMVDACRQAGVLLMTAYRCQYTPQHWAARDAVQGGKLGPVKLLDSIHGQVQDDPEAWRLKAGLAGGGPLVDVGIYCLNTIRFVLGTEPEWVFATLHQPKDDPRFREVEESMSCMLGFPGSVVANFLTSYDIQKTATLRVLGEGGTVLMDPAFTYQGLELTISDKQGDFQPKLPDEDQFGLEMDHFAQCIRQGKTPWTPGEEGVQDHRIMDALYRSARSGEVVRLDPVQGQDVFRGEKPQVPGQSQG, encoded by the coding sequence ATGCCTTTGAAACCGGACCTTCCCCTGCCCGAAGCCGAGAAGCGCCGCGTGGGGTACGCCATTGTCGGCATCGGCGAGCTGAGCGCCGAGGAACTGATTCCCGCCGCCCGCACCAGCGAACACGCCTACGTCGCGGCCCTGGTGACGGGCGACCCCGAAAAGGGCCGGGCCTTCGCGCGCGCCTATGACCTGACCGAAGAGGACGTGTACACCTACGACCGCTTCGAGGAGCTGAAAGACCGCGAGGACGTGGAGGCCGTCTACATCGTCCTCCCCAACAGCCTGCACCGCGAGTACGTGGAACGCGCCGCGAAGATGGGCAAGCAGATTCTGTGCGAGAAGCCCCTCAGCGTGAACGCCCAAGATGCCCAGGCGATGGTGGATGCCTGCCGGCAAGCGGGCGTGCTGCTGATGACCGCCTACCGCTGCCAGTACACGCCCCAGCACTGGGCCGCCCGTGACGCCGTGCAGGGGGGCAAACTCGGCCCAGTCAAACTGCTCGACTCCATCCACGGCCAGGTGCAGGACGACCCGGAAGCGTGGCGGCTCAAGGCTGGCCTCGCAGGCGGTGGCCCCCTGGTGGACGTGGGCATCTACTGCCTGAACACCATCCGCTTCGTGCTGGGCACCGAACCCGAGTGGGTCTTCGCCACCCTGCACCAGCCGAAAGACGACCCGCGCTTCCGCGAAGTCGAGGAGTCCATGAGCTGCATGCTGGGCTTTCCCGGCAGCGTGGTCGCCAATTTCCTCACCAGCTACGACATCCAGAAGACCGCCACCCTGCGCGTGCTGGGAGAGGGCGGCACGGTGCTGATGGACCCGGCCTTCACGTATCAGGGCCTGGAACTGACCATTTCCGACAAACAGGGTGACTTCCAGCCCAAACTCCCCGACGAGGACCAGTTCGGCCTGGAAATGGACCACTTCGCCCAGTGCATCCGCCAGGGCAAGACCCCCTGGACCCCCGGTGAGGAGGGCGTGCAGGACCACCGCATCATGGACGCGCTGTACCGGAGTGCCCGGAGCGGTGAGGTCGTACGGCTTGACCCGGTGCAGGGCCAGGACGTCTTTCGAGGCGAGAAGCCCCAGGTGCCGGGCCAGAGCCAGGGCTGA
- the yidD gene encoding membrane protein insertion efficiency factor YidD, which translates to MSPLDTLTLRGIRFYQRWLSPRKGFRCAHAALHGRESCSGAVARIIREDGVRGGRPRIAARFAACRAAHNAIHGGSPLAVGSSVEARGVCCLGPVPIPFRCG; encoded by the coding sequence ATGTCCCCCCTCGATACCCTCACCCTCCGCGGCATCCGCTTCTACCAGCGCTGGCTCTCACCACGCAAGGGCTTCCGCTGCGCGCACGCGGCGCTGCACGGCAGGGAATCCTGCTCGGGGGCGGTGGCCCGCATCATCCGGGAGGACGGCGTGCGGGGAGGCCGCCCACGCATCGCCGCCCGTTTTGCCGCGTGCCGCGCCGCCCATAACGCCATTCACGGCGGCTCGCCTCTGGCGGTCGGATCCAGTGTCGAGGCGCGGGGCGTGTGCTGCCTGGGGCCGGTTCCCATTCCGTTCCGCTGCGGATAA
- a CDS encoding sulfite exporter TauE/SafE family protein gives MLAVIGVGLLAGVLGAILGLGGGVVVVPALEFVLPHFGRDITIGQAVAVSQLGVLAVGLSGAASYLQQGLVRARTGYLLSPYTIIGGAVGSFLGLVLPAKVVATVFALLLLYSAYNLLRGLKRVEVEREPSRLVPPAMTFAGIMSGLLGIGGGTVQVPVLNLLAGVPIRQAIATSTFIMGLTAVGNALVYQAGGLLDVRLAAGVALGVLVGARAGASLQSRIPAAQLKLFFSLLLVFTAGQLLWKYWGHA, from the coding sequence ATGCTCGCTGTCATCGGCGTGGGCCTGCTCGCCGGGGTCCTCGGCGCGATTCTGGGGCTGGGGGGCGGCGTGGTGGTCGTGCCCGCGCTGGAGTTCGTGCTGCCGCATTTCGGGCGGGACATCACCATCGGGCAGGCGGTGGCCGTGAGTCAGCTCGGGGTGCTCGCGGTGGGCCTCAGCGGGGCGGCCAGCTACCTGCAACAGGGGCTGGTGCGCGCCCGCACCGGCTACCTGCTCTCGCCCTACACCATCATCGGCGGCGCGGTCGGCTCCTTTCTGGGGCTGGTGCTGCCTGCCAAGGTCGTCGCCACCGTCTTCGCGCTGCTGCTGCTGTACTCGGCCTACAACCTGCTGCGGGGCCTGAAACGGGTGGAGGTCGAGCGTGAACCCTCACGGCTGGTCCCGCCCGCCATGACCTTTGCGGGCATCATGAGCGGGCTGCTGGGCATCGGCGGGGGCACAGTGCAGGTGCCGGTGCTGAACCTGCTGGCCGGGGTGCCCATCCGGCAGGCGATTGCCACCTCCACCTTCATCATGGGCCTGACCGCCGTGGGCAATGCGCTGGTGTACCAGGCGGGCGGCCTGCTGGACGTGCGGTTGGCGGCGGGCGTGGCGCTGGGCGTGCTGGTGGGGGCGCGGGCGGGGGCCAGCCTGCAAAGCCGCATTCCCGCCGCGCAGCTCAAGCTCTTTTTCAGCCTGCTCCTGGTGTTCACGGCGGGGCAACTGCTCTGGAAGTACTGGGGGCACGCATGA